A window from Mytilus trossulus isolate FHL-02 unplaced genomic scaffold, PNRI_Mtr1.1.1.hap1 h1tg000122l__unscaffolded, whole genome shotgun sequence encodes these proteins:
- the LOC134700104 gene encoding mannose-1-phosphate guanyltransferase alpha-A-like isoform X1, which translates to MLYPNFRFLTRQQFIYLNFCLLIMLKAIILIGGPIKGTRFRPLSLELAKPLFPVAGFPVIYHHIEACSKVPDIKEVILIGFFQPNDALTRFINSAQMEFKIQIRYLQEYTALGTAGGLYHFRDQILAGQPDHFFVMNSDVCGDFPLKEMLQAHRKRVKGSYCTILGIEATRQQSLNYGCIVENKDTHEVLHYVEKPETYISTTINGGVYLFSPEIFQPLEHIFKQNLDSKYSCKEGRFDVFGFDPNVSTSEVIRLEQDIFVPLASSGKLFVYDTKRFWSQIKSTGAAIYANRHYLAIYQTTHKDRLAANGEGKPKIIGDVTIHPTAQIHPTAVLGPNVSIGKYANIGEGVRVRESIVLEGATLQDHSCVLYSIIGWNAVVGSWTRVEGTPNDPNPNKPFAKIEVTSIFTNDGKLNPSITVIGSNVQIPSEVVILNSIVLPDKSLSGSYKNQIIL; encoded by the exons ATGTTGTATCCAAACTTCCGGTTTCTGACACGACAACAATTTATTTACttgaatttttgtttactaATAATGCTGAAAGCAATCATATTGATCGGTGGTCCTATCAAAG GTACCAGATTCCGACCTCTATCACTGGAGTTAGCCAAACCTTTGTTTCCTGTAGCGGGCTTTCCTGTTATTTATCATCATATAGAAGCTTGCAGTAAG GTACCAGACATAAAGGAGGTTATATTAATTGGATTTTTCCAGCCTAATGATGCCCTCACAAGATTTATCAATTCAGCACAGATggaattcaaaattcaaatcag atatttacaGGAGTACACAGCCCTTGGAACTGCAGGAGGTCTTTATCACTTTCGGGACCAGATATTGGCGGGGCAACCAGATCATTTCTTTGTCATGAATTCCGATGTGTGTGGAGATTTCCCTTTAAAAGAAATGTTACAGGCACATAGAAAAAGAGTGAAAGGATCATATTGTACCATCCTAGGCATAGAG GCTACAAGACAACAGTCACTGAATTATGGTTGTATTGTAGAAAATAAAGACACACATGAG gtaTTACATTACGTAGAGAAACCAGAAACCTACATTAGTACTACAATCAATGGTGGGGTGTACCTGTTCTCACCGGAGATATTCCAGCCGTTagaacatatttttaaacagaaTTTAGATAGTAAATACAG TTGCAAAGAAGGAAGATTTGACGTTTTTGG TTTTGATCCAAATGTATCCACGAGTGAGGTAATAAGATTAGAGCAGGATATTTTTGTACCTTTAGCCAGTTCAGGGAAGCTGTTTGTTTATGATACGAAACGTTTCTGGAGTCAAATTAAATCTACAGG gGCAGCAATTTATGCAAACAGACATTATTTAGCTATTTACCAAACAACTCATAAAGACAGATTAGCAGCTAATGGTGAAGGGAAACCTAAGATAATTGGAGATGTAACTATACATCCTACAGCTCAAATTCACCCTACAGCTGTG ctTGGACCAAATGTATCCATTGGCAAGTATGCCAACATTGGTGAAGGTGTAAGAGTTAGAGAATCAATTGTGTTAGAGGGAGCCACTTTACAG gATCATTCATGTGTATTGTATAGTATCATTGGTTGGAATGCAGTTGTTGGTAGTTGGACAAGAGTAGAAGGTACACCTAATGACCCAAATCCAAATAAACCATTCGCCAAAATAGAAGTGACatctatatttacaaatgatggAAAACTAAATCCTTCAATTACAGTAATAG GTTCTAATGTGCAAATACCATCAGAAGTAGTGATCTTAAATTCCATTGTTTTACCAGATAAATCTCTAAGTGGGAGTTACAAAAACCAGATCATCTTATAA
- the LOC134700104 gene encoding mannose-1-phosphate guanyltransferase alpha-A-like isoform X2, whose translation MLYPNFRFLTRQQFIYLNFCLLIMLKAIILIGGPIKGTRFRPLSLELAKPLFPVAGFPVIYHHIEACSKVPDIKEVILIGFFQPNDALTRFINSAQMEFKIQIRYLQEYTALGTAGGLYHFRDQILAGQPDHFFVMNSDVCGDFPLKEMLQAHRKRVKGSYCTILGIEATRQQSLNYGCIVENKDTHEVLHYVEKPETYISTTINGGVYLFSPEIFQPLEHIFKQNLDSKYSFDPNVSTSEVIRLEQDIFVPLASSGKLFVYDTKRFWSQIKSTGAAIYANRHYLAIYQTTHKDRLAANGEGKPKIIGDVTIHPTAQIHPTAVLGPNVSIGKYANIGEGVRVRESIVLEGATLQDHSCVLYSIIGWNAVVGSWTRVEGTPNDPNPNKPFAKIEVTSIFTNDGKLNPSITVIGSNVQIPSEVVILNSIVLPDKSLSGSYKNQIIL comes from the exons ATGTTGTATCCAAACTTCCGGTTTCTGACACGACAACAATTTATTTACttgaatttttgtttactaATAATGCTGAAAGCAATCATATTGATCGGTGGTCCTATCAAAG GTACCAGATTCCGACCTCTATCACTGGAGTTAGCCAAACCTTTGTTTCCTGTAGCGGGCTTTCCTGTTATTTATCATCATATAGAAGCTTGCAGTAAG GTACCAGACATAAAGGAGGTTATATTAATTGGATTTTTCCAGCCTAATGATGCCCTCACAAGATTTATCAATTCAGCACAGATggaattcaaaattcaaatcag atatttacaGGAGTACACAGCCCTTGGAACTGCAGGAGGTCTTTATCACTTTCGGGACCAGATATTGGCGGGGCAACCAGATCATTTCTTTGTCATGAATTCCGATGTGTGTGGAGATTTCCCTTTAAAAGAAATGTTACAGGCACATAGAAAAAGAGTGAAAGGATCATATTGTACCATCCTAGGCATAGAG GCTACAAGACAACAGTCACTGAATTATGGTTGTATTGTAGAAAATAAAGACACACATGAG gtaTTACATTACGTAGAGAAACCAGAAACCTACATTAGTACTACAATCAATGGTGGGGTGTACCTGTTCTCACCGGAGATATTCCAGCCGTTagaacatatttttaaacagaaTTTAGATAGTAAATACAG TTTTGATCCAAATGTATCCACGAGTGAGGTAATAAGATTAGAGCAGGATATTTTTGTACCTTTAGCCAGTTCAGGGAAGCTGTTTGTTTATGATACGAAACGTTTCTGGAGTCAAATTAAATCTACAGG gGCAGCAATTTATGCAAACAGACATTATTTAGCTATTTACCAAACAACTCATAAAGACAGATTAGCAGCTAATGGTGAAGGGAAACCTAAGATAATTGGAGATGTAACTATACATCCTACAGCTCAAATTCACCCTACAGCTGTG ctTGGACCAAATGTATCCATTGGCAAGTATGCCAACATTGGTGAAGGTGTAAGAGTTAGAGAATCAATTGTGTTAGAGGGAGCCACTTTACAG gATCATTCATGTGTATTGTATAGTATCATTGGTTGGAATGCAGTTGTTGGTAGTTGGACAAGAGTAGAAGGTACACCTAATGACCCAAATCCAAATAAACCATTCGCCAAAATAGAAGTGACatctatatttacaaatgatggAAAACTAAATCCTTCAATTACAGTAATAG GTTCTAATGTGCAAATACCATCAGAAGTAGTGATCTTAAATTCCATTGTTTTACCAGATAAATCTCTAAGTGGGAGTTACAAAAACCAGATCATCTTATAA